CAAGAGTGTGAGGATTAGGAGCATCATGACCGTGTAGAGCATGGCGTTGAACTTGAGGAACTCTGGAAAGTCCCTCCCAGCGTTCTTAAAAAATGTGCTCTCACGCATCAGAACCTCATCCCTTATGCTTCCGAGGTAGCCCGCTTCGAGGTAACTACCAAGGAGTACCATGAGTACCATAAAGGTTATGCCTTCGGGGGAAAAGGCGACACCTGAGGCTTTCGCTGGAAGGGAGACGAGGCTCCATAGGGTGGGCGTTGGTTCGGGCAGGGGGAACTGGATTCCAAAATGGAAGCCCTCGACGTTTAGGACTTCGAGGACCTTCCCGTAGTCCATCAGGCTCATCACAACAGGCACTGGAAGGAGCCATTTGGTCTCCTCAAACTTTTTCCACGCCTCTCCAAGCAGCTCAAGGAACTCCACCACGTTGTTCACCGTTCTCTATTTCTGATTTTTGTCTTTTAACTTTTTCCGATGGTATGGATGCCGATGGGCATTTAAAGGCTTCTCTGCTATGGACTCCGGTGGGTTCAATGCATGAAGTTTCGAGTGGCGAGATACTGGAAACCCTTCGAGAGCTTAACGCTAAGCGGGTGCTCATCCAGACGCCCGAGGGCCTAAAAGGGGAGGCCCAGTCCCTGGCCGATTTCCTTGAGGAGAACGGAATCGAGGCGATAATAAGCGGGGACATAAACTACGGTGCCTGCGACCCCGCTGACAGGGAGGCAAAGCTTCTCGGCTGCGATGCGCTGGTGCACCTCGGCCACAGCTACATGACGCTCCACCTTGAAGTTCCGACGATATTCGTGCCTGCGTTCGCGAAGGTTGACGTCGTTCAGGCTCTTGAGCGGAACATCAACGAAATCAGAAAGCTCGGGAGGAGGATTGCCCTCGTTACAACCTCCCAGCACATTCACCAGCTCGTAAGGGCGAAGGAATTTCTGCAAAAGGAGGGCCTTGATGTTGTCGTTGGGGAGGGTGACTCCCGCGTGAGCTGGCCCGGCCAGGTTCTCGGCTGCAATTTTACCGCGGCCAAGGTCGATGCCGAGGGGGTTCTCTTCATAGGGGCCGGCTACTTCCACCCCCTTGGGGTGGCCATAGCAACCAGAAAACCCACACTGGCGGTGAACCCCTACTCCGGGGACGCCATCTGGATGGATCGGGAGGCTGAGAGGCTGGTAAGGAAGCGCTGGGCTCAGATAGCGAAGGC
This window of the Thermococcus sp. genome carries:
- the dph2 gene encoding diphthamide biosynthesis enzyme Dph2, producing the protein MHEVSSGEILETLRELNAKRVLIQTPEGLKGEAQSLADFLEENGIEAIISGDINYGACDPADREAKLLGCDALVHLGHSYMTLHLEVPTIFVPAFAKVDVVQALERNINEIRKLGRRIALVTTSQHIHQLVRAKEFLQKEGLDVVVGEGDSRVSWPGQVLGCNFTAAKVDAEGVLFIGAGYFHPLGVAIATRKPTLAVNPYSGDAIWMDREAERLVRKRWAQIAKAMDAQKFGVITSTKKGQLRLAEARRIVKLLREHGKYARLIAMNHINYPALEGF